One genomic window of Lytechinus variegatus isolate NC3 chromosome 1, Lvar_3.0, whole genome shotgun sequence includes the following:
- the LOC121426671 gene encoding zinc finger protein 800-like, whose protein sequence is MATKMAEPPRSKGNGLDSSQLLPPMHTSRRGLQQVLDLFRNATPNLKELLLQEADIIYECRVCKGLFRGLVNFIEHKRSYCKLLSGIDQHCATKTLGLNMRDLFPNEDAAAPQVEPQPPTCSPVNERGVAKRNVVAPIINDQSSEVGNTNAYLVLRPIPNTTEAIEQQVVRSDHIIHHDELDKMSVFAPKPEGGDTSKIVGEIAIRQATKNAKTTIEKRETLHSIVKGFRGKNSARRELFEGVESSQEAQAHVEKVIDEGRKSGAPKKVISLPVKQSNPLQEPKEKNLPGTVACQPTECTICKKKCKNWTALAWHMRIHKRPIFKCSLCRYSSVSVYNLRRHMQTMHHLPTARVDELLSLNVGQQKIAHEGREKEAMKPGEGSSLPTCDICFKTFANRRNVLRHKEIHRREQLSSDLNRGSVPQTHSREEIARNKVLQIMDEKKLKCRRCHKQLSTMRRLQQHCCNHFGFNRYRCMLCPYENNDYTQMRRHMMGKHGRQFRTIHQISEAIRNMKVGIWVNLVQNGNGSSNDEVVSPNPRKSKDLIDSKMTAVKLKGKCANVITPKKLEIDDTSDLNGNDVEMEDNTLEIKGQQEPGADKDDEENEEDEADEDEEEDDEEEDEDEDEEEEEVEEDEEEEEEEKEVDTEKRKAASNKESAKNEGRSGKSQSNKENKVVPKTPSKQSAVNSTTAKDILWTPPSSNGARKSPEPTPSRDMPIRQARLNHQSVSPRNQAEKTQGEKPIAEKTQQVKRDLTKTSGEKTKGSKSEMDEEDKNALELLMDKRLVRCLNCNKRYQYLSSLQRHVRIHLLRNETGIPQSTATKNPADTSKKHNAIESLINTNLLKCLKCRKRFESMSSLKRHVARHLGYSSFKCKFCGYLSRNYTWFKQHLKMKHADRITDMTQMGSLIGSMKTKK, encoded by the coding sequence ATGGCTACCAAAATGGCAGAGCCACCACGATCCAAAGGAAATGGCCTGGACAGTAGCCAGCTTCTTCCTCCAATGCATACTTCCAGGAGGGGCCTTCAACAAGTCCTGGACCTCTTCCGTAATGCCACACCCAATCTCAAAGAGCTCTTACTTCAGGAGGCAGATATCATCTATGAGTGCAGGGTGTGCAAAGGCCTTTTCCGTGGTCTTGTCAACTTTATCGAGCATAAGAGATCCTACTGCAAGCTTCTCTCTGGAATAGACCAGCACTGTGCTACAAAGACCTTGGGTCTGAATATGAGGGACCTCTTTCCCAATGAAGATGCTGCTGCTCCTCAGGTTGAACCCCAACCACCGACTTGCTCACCTGTAAATGAGAGAGGAGTGGCCAAGAGGAACGTGGTGGCACCAATTATAAATGATCAGTCTTCTGAGGTAGGCAACACCAATGCTTACTTGGTACTTCGACCTATACCAAATACAACTGAAGCCATTGAACAGCAGGTGGTAAGGTCTGATCACATTATCCACCATGATGAACTGGACAAAATGAGTGTATTTGCCCCAAAGCCGGAGGGAGGGGACACATCAAAGATAGTTGGTGAGATAGCCATTCGTCAGGCAACAAAGAATGCCAAAACAACCATTGAGAAACGAGAAACTCTCCATAGCATTGTGAAGGGTTTCCGCGGCAAAAATTCTGCAAGGAGAGAATTGTTTGAAGGAGTGGAGAGTTCTCAAGAGGCACAGGCTCATGTTGAGAAGGTGATTGATGAAGGAAGGAAGAGTGGAGCTCCAAAGAAAGTTATTTCCCTGCCTGTCAAGCAGAGCAACCCTCTGCAAGAGCCAAAAGAAAAGAATCTGCCAGGTACTGTAGCTTGCCAACCAACTGAGTGTACAATTTGTAAGAAGAAGTGCAAGAACTGGACAGCATTGGCTTGGCATATGAGGATCCATAAAAGACCAATATTCAAGTGTTCTCTTTGTCGTTACAGTTCTGTGTCAGTCTACAACTTACGCAGGCATATGCAAACAATGCATCATCTGCCTACAGCTAGGGTTGATGAACTCCTCAGTTTGAATGTGGGACAGCAGAAAATTGCACATGAGGGCCGTGAGAAGGAGGCAATGAAGCCAGGCGAGGGTAGCTCTTTGCCAACTTGCGATATTTGCTTCAAGACCTTTGCCAATCGACGGAATGTGCTACGACACAAGGAGATCCACCGTCGTGAGCAGCTCAGCTCTGATCTGAATCGTGGAAGTGTTCCACAGACACACTCAAGAGAAGAGATTGCTCGTAATAAGGTGTTGCAGATTATGGATGAAAAGAAACTGAAGTGCAGACGGTGCCACAAGCAGCTATCAACCATGAGGAGGCTGCAACAGCATTGCTGCAATCACTTTGGATTCAATCGCTATAGATGTATGCTCTGtccatatgaaaataatgactatACACAGATGAGGAGGCACATGATGGGAAAACACGGAAGGCAATTCCGTACTATCCATCAGATCTCTGAAGCAATTCGGAATATGAAGGTTGGAATTTGGGTAAACCTTGTTCAGAATGGAAATGGCTCCAGTAATGATGAAGTCGTAAGCCCCAATCCCAGGAAATCTAAAGACTTGATTGACTCTAAAATGACTGCTGTAAAACTAAAAGGCAAATGTGCTAATGTTATCACACCAAAGAAATTGGAGATAGACGACACATCAGATCTCAACGGAAATGATGTGGAAATGGAAGATAATACTTTGGAAATAAAAGGCCAACAGGAACCTGGAGctgataaagatgatgaagaaaatgagGAAGATGAAGCAGATGAagatgaggaggaagatgatgaagaagaggatgaggatgaagacgaggaagaagaagaagtggaggaggatgaggaggaggaggaagaggagaaggaggtTGATACTGAGAAAAGAAAGGCAGCAAGTAATAAAGAGTCAGCTAAAAATGAAGGACGATCTGGAAAATCTCAGTCAAACAAAGAGAACAAAGTTGTTCCCAAAACACCTTCAAAGCAGTCTGCAGTTAACAGTACCACTGCCAAGGATATCCTGTGGACTCCTCCAAGTAGCAATGGAGCCAGAAAAAGTCCTGAACCTACTCCAAGTAGAGATATGCCTATCAGACAAGCAAGGTTGAACCACCAAAGTGTGTCTCCCCGCAATCAAGCAGAGAAGACCCAAGGAGAGAAGCCGATTGCTGAAAAGACCCAGCAGGTCAAACGGGACTTGACCAAAACATCCGGGGAAAAGACAAAAGGAAGCAAAAGCGAGATGGATGAGGAGGATAAGAACGCTCTGGAGCTATTGATGGACAAGCGGTTAGTGCGATGCCTCAATTGCAACAAGCGTTATCAGTACCTCAGCTCATTGCAGAGACATGTCCGCATTCATCTCCTTCGCAACGAGACAGGCATACCACAGTCTACTGCAACAAAGAACCCTGCAGACACCTCCAAGAAACACAATGCCATCGAGTCACTCATCAACACCAATCTCTTGAAGTGCTTGAAGTGTCGTAAGCGCTTTGAAAGCATGAGTTCCTTGAAGCGCCATGTTGCAAGGCACTTGGGCTACAGTAGCTTCAAGTGCAAATTCTGTGGATATCTGTCACGTAACTACACCTGGTTCAAGCAGCATCTTAAAATGAAGCATGCTGATCGAATCACTGATATGACTCAGATGGGTAGTCTCATAGGTAGTATGAAGAccaaaaaatga